Below is a genomic region from Ancylomarina subtilis.
GATAAGATTTTGGTTCCAATCTCAAATTTATTGATGGACGAAAGTCAGCGTAAGCATGTTAAATTCGATGCTTTCTTTGAAAATACTATGTTCCACGAAGTGGCTCACGGTTTGGGTATCAAATACACACTTGCAGACCAAACACTAACTGTTCGTAAAGCGCTTAAGGATGCTTATACGTCTATTGAAGAAGGTAAAGCTGACATTTTAGGCCTTTATATGGTGACTAAGCTAGCAGAATGGGGCGAAATCAAAGACAAAGACCTAATGGATAACTACGTAACCTTTATGGCAAGTACATTCCGTTCAGTTCGCTTTGGTGCTTCAAGCGCACACGGTAAAGCAAATATGATTCGTTTCTATCATTTCGAAGAAGCAGGCGCTTTTACTCGTGACGAAGCTACAGGCACATACAAAGTTGATTTCGAGAAAATGAAAGAAGCTGTAATTGATATGGGAAGAATGCTTTTGACTCTTCAAGGTGATGCTAATTACGATGGCGCTAAGAAATTAATCGCAGAAAAAGGCAACATTCGCGAAGCGCTTCAAGCCGATCTTGATCGTGTAAACAATGCCGGTATTCCTAAGGATATCGTTTACAAACAAGGTATGAAAGTACTCGGTTTGTAATCTCAGAATTGAAAAGATATAAAAAGCGGCTACCTCTATTGAAGTAGCCGCTTTTTTATGAGTTGTCTCATCCTGAAATAAGTTGACGAGAAAAAGACTTATTTATGAATTTACCATCCAAATGGAAAAAATATTGAGATAATTCCAGAAAGAAACAAGCACTTCTTCCGGAGCATCAAGCTTAGGTAAAATCTCTTTATAAGCATTTAACCAAATTTCGCGAGCTTGTGCTGTAATTTTAAAGTGAACGTGACGACTCACCAACATGGGGCTTCCCTGATTCTGATTGAAATAATCGGGTCCACCCAAAACTTGAATAAAAAAATCGGAAGAACGCAATTTAGCCGCTTCGAACTCCTTATCCCATCGGGGAAACATCCCTCCTATTTCGCTTGATCGCATAAGGTCGTAGTGGTCGCTCACCATCTTTCGGACACCCTCTTCTCCAATACAAGTCAATAATTTCACATCGGGTGGAGTAACCTGCGGACGTCCTCCTCCCGAAGGAACTGGTGCTATCTCTAATTTCATGC
It encodes:
- a CDS encoding globin, whose protein sequence is MKLEIAPVPSGGGRPQVTPPDVKLLTCIGEEGVRKMVSDHYDLMRSSEIGGMFPRWDKEFEAAKLRSSDFFIQVLGGPDYFNQNQGSPMLVSRHVHFKITAQAREIWLNAYKEILPKLDAPEEVLVSFWNYLNIFSIWMVNS